The segment CATCAATCGACCGACGCGCGGAATCAGCACGGCGACGGTCGAAAAGTTAATGAAACATGCAGTCGCTCACAAAAAGCCGATACTCGGTTGCGCCGAAGAAGTTGCCGCATCCGACGGACTGTCCAAAGCAGCCGTCGCGGCCGTCGGTCAGTTTGATAGATTGTTGAAGAAATACCGTGAACGCTTCGCATCTCAACCCCGCGAGATGGACCGTGCCTTAACCGCTCTGCTGGAAGAGATCGATTACAACAGCGAGATTGAAAAGCAATACAAAGAATCGCAACAGCAACTGATGCGTAAGGAAGTTCTCGATCAAATCATCGCGGGGATGAAGGAATATCAGAATCGGGAAAGTGAACCAAGCCTGGCCGGTTTTCTCGATGAAGTCTCCCTCGATGGCGAAGATGCCTTCAACGAGAAAGAAAAAGTAGAAGCCCATAAAGTGACTCTCATGACGTTGCATAGCGCAAAAGGGCTGGAGTTTCCGCGCGTTTATCTCATCGGGCTGGAAGAGGGTCTCTTACCACATAAGCGATCGATCGATGCTGACAACGATGCCATTCAGGAAGAACGTCGACTGGCCTATGTGGGTATTACTCGCGCCAAAGACTATATCTCGATCAGTCGCGCCGTCACCCGCGCCAAATACGGAAAACGCAGCCGCACCATCCCCTCCCGCTTCCTCCACGAAATGCTGACCGACGCCGCGGTGGAGAAGATGATCGAAGAGGCCGAAGAAGCCGAAGCGGAGTGATTGTGAAATCTGGTTGACAACACGATGACAGCAGTTGTATGCTTATGTAACAGCACACTTCCCATTCATCGCGAAACGTCTCATTCATGGCCGAATTTTCAAAGCTAAACTCACGTAAAAAGGTGACTCCCGTCGCCGTTTTGCTGATAGTTATCGTCGTGATCTTGCTGATCGTCGGCGGCTTTCATCGACACCAGGTTCGAAGTCGATATCTGAGGCACGGAAGTGAAACGAAATTCATCGAGACAGAACGCGTCGTGCCAAGTTGGATGGAAACCCTCGGCGTCGCTAGTTGGCTTCCTGAGACGATGTTCCAAAAACCTCGTAGCGTTTTCTCCTAATCCGACGAGGAGTTGCTGCAGATGAATCGATATTTTGACCTCAGCGGTGTGCGATACATTGGGTTGAGTGGTCCAGAAATCACCGAAGCCGCGATTCCTGTACCCAATGGCTGTCCGGAATTAAAAGAACTACAACTCACATATACATCGATAACGACTTCAGGCTTATCACAACTCACCGTCAAAGATAATATTACCAGTCTGCAGATATCGACAGCAGCAGTCAGTGACGAATTCTTCGCACATCCGTCACAGTTTCCCCAACTGCAGCAACTCTTTCTTAATAGCGATCAGCTTACGAATGACGGCCTGTCCTCCCTTTGTCAGATCAGTTCGTTGAGGACACTCCACCTGACGCAATCTGAAGGAGTCACTAATGCCGTTATGGATCATATTGCTTACCTAAACAATCTTGATCGACTCTCACTGCATAACGTCGATATCTCTCGGTTCCGTCTCGACCTGAAGTCCCCACTAACTCATCTGCACATCACTGGAGAAATAATCGATCAGCTCCCCGATCAGCTGGTCGAACAAATATGCAATACGACGAGTCTTAAAACTCTGGAACTAGAGCAATGTTCGATGACCGAGGCAGACTTACTCCGCATTTGTGACCTTCCACTGCTGACCTGTCTGAATATTCCCAACATGGACGTTACCTCTGCAGTGATCGAAAAGATCGCCACCAAGGGCAGGTTCGATTATCTCGGATTATCTGCCGATCGAATCACCGAACAACAGGTGTCGCAGTTGAACGAGCTCTCGGCTTTTCCTGATTTGCGGCTAGGACTGAATTTTCAGAAACCCAAAGAATCGGCCACAGCATACGACCATTTGCTCGTACTGCAACCGGAAACCACCTTAAGGTTCACCCGCATCAAACTGACTGAGAAACATCGCCGAATCTTTAACAAGAAGAATGTTGCTTCCATCCAACTGGTTGGAGTTACCTTGCCTGATGACGGACTGAAATCGTTCAAGAGGACCAATCCCGTCTGGGGAATTCGCATATATGATGTCCCACTCTCGATAAGTGATGTAAGACACATCGCTAAATACAATATTGAAGACGAATTAATTCTGTTCAAAACGGGCTTGGACGAAACGATGATTCCAGCCCTTTTTGAACAGTCGTCGCTGCCCCGCTACCTAGACATCAAGTTTAACAAGTTGACCAGAGATACGCGTGACCAGTTACTCGAACAATTCCCTCAAAATCTCTTGATCTTCTAGTTCGATCACCTGTTCGAGAAATAAATCTCTATGCAAATCCCTCCTACGATCAGTCTAACAACCCGTCAAATCAAGGTACTGTTGGTGGTCGTCTTCCTTTTGGTGATATTCCTCTTCATTGCTAACGAATACCAGAAGCACCAACGGCGTAAACACCTCATTCTCTTCCAGAATGAGATTCGGACCATATTTTCCGAACAACGTATTCCAGAATGGATCAACTCCTACGGTCTTTCGGAGTGGGTGACGGAGACGATGTATCATGCGGTCACTTATGCGAAGTGCTATTCGGATGAGGAATTTATGGAGGTCGTCGAGTTATTCGATCTGGATAACCTCGATACGATGATGCTCTCAGGTAAGAAGATTACCGATAACTCAATCAGGCTACTCAATCGGCTCCCGAATCTTAAAGAACTTGAGTTGTTCAACACATCGATCACGCCCTCGGGGATGCAAGAATTCACCAACACGCGACAGCTTTCTGTTTTCAGGGCTAGCGGCGCAGGAATCGATGACCAGTTTTTTAGTGATTCGTCAAGATTCCCTGTGCTTAGAAAGGTGGATATATACAGAGAGAATCTCACTGATCAAGGATTCTCCCAACTCTGCCGA is part of the Polystyrenella longa genome and harbors:
- a CDS encoding leucine-rich repeat domain-containing protein, which produces MNRYFDLSGVRYIGLSGPEITEAAIPVPNGCPELKELQLTYTSITTSGLSQLTVKDNITSLQISTAAVSDEFFAHPSQFPQLQQLFLNSDQLTNDGLSSLCQISSLRTLHLTQSEGVTNAVMDHIAYLNNLDRLSLHNVDISRFRLDLKSPLTHLHITGEIIDQLPDQLVEQICNTTSLKTLELEQCSMTEADLLRICDLPLLTCLNIPNMDVTSAVIEKIATKGRFDYLGLSADRITEQQVSQLNELSAFPDLRLGLNFQKPKESATAYDHLLVLQPETTLRFTRIKLTEKHRRIFNKKNVASIQLVGVTLPDDGLKSFKRTNPVWGIRIYDVPLSISDVRHIAKYNIEDELILFKTGLDETMIPALFEQSSLPRYLDIKFNKLTRDTRDQLLEQFPQNLLIF